A genomic segment from Amycolatopsis camponoti encodes:
- a CDS encoding carbohydrate ABC transporter permease, translated as MTTATTPVRTARPSAPAVPARKKRPSLRKRLELALLLGPALLLFAGFVLVPIGIAAFYSLFKWNGFGPLDKFIGFDNYADAFSGSVFQSAIVHNLIIAGLSIVVQLPLSIGLAMLLNRKLRGRAVLRALVFAPYVLSEAITAVIWVLMLQPNGFADQVLKGAGLGGLIHNWLADPGIVLYTMFAVITWKYIGFGIILLLAGLQGVPAELREAAALDGASAWQTTRHVVLPLLGPTIRIWIFLSVIGSLQLFDVVWIMTTGGPANASTTMATYLVDHGFKRYEFGFGSAVAVILFVICFVFALLYQRFALRRDTQGALTRMVG; from the coding sequence GTGACCACGGCGACGACCCCGGTGCGGACGGCGCGGCCGTCCGCACCGGCGGTCCCCGCCCGGAAGAAACGTCCGAGCCTGCGCAAACGGCTCGAGCTGGCGCTGCTGCTCGGGCCGGCCCTGCTGCTGTTCGCCGGGTTCGTCCTGGTGCCGATCGGGATCGCCGCCTTCTACAGCTTGTTCAAGTGGAACGGCTTCGGCCCGCTCGACAAGTTCATCGGCTTCGACAACTACGCCGACGCCTTCAGCGGGTCGGTGTTCCAAAGCGCCATCGTGCACAACCTGATCATCGCGGGACTGTCGATCGTGGTGCAGCTGCCGCTGTCGATCGGGCTGGCGATGCTGCTCAACCGAAAGCTGCGCGGCCGCGCGGTGCTGCGCGCGCTGGTGTTCGCGCCGTACGTGCTTTCCGAGGCGATCACCGCGGTGATCTGGGTGCTGATGCTGCAGCCCAACGGGTTCGCCGACCAGGTGCTCAAGGGCGCCGGGCTCGGCGGCCTGATCCACAACTGGCTGGCCGACCCGGGCATCGTGCTCTACACGATGTTCGCGGTGATCACCTGGAAGTACATCGGCTTCGGCATCATCCTGCTGCTGGCCGGTCTGCAAGGGGTGCCCGCGGAGCTGCGCGAAGCCGCCGCGCTCGACGGCGCGTCGGCCTGGCAGACCACCCGCCACGTCGTGCTGCCGCTGCTCGGGCCGACCATCCGGATCTGGATCTTCCTCTCGGTGATCGGCTCGCTCCAACTGTTCGACGTCGTCTGGATCATGACGACGGGCGGCCCGGCGAACGCGTCGACGACGATGGCGACCTACCTGGTCGACCACGGCTTCAAGCGCTACGAATTCGGGTTCGGCTCCGCGGTGGCGGTGATCCTGTTCGTCATCTGCTTCGTGTTCGCCCTGCTGTACCAGCGGTTCGCGCTGCGCCGCGACACCCAGGGCGCCCTGACGAGGATGGTGGGCTGA
- a CDS encoding carbohydrate ABC transporter permease, whose product MRSRRFGLSVGYLAAIVVLGVTVVPLLFVVLGGFRTNAQLNNDPAGLPGPWITDNYASVLGTSAFWGFLGNSALIAVIATAVAVGLGSMAGYALSRYQFKGREGLYTLFTLGLLFPLTVATLPLYLWLRQLGMLESFWGVAIPEAAFSLPVTIVILRPFMHAIPGEIEDAAVLDGASRLGFFWRILLPLSTPALTTVAVLAFVTSWNAYLLPLLVFNDSAHFTLPLGVATFQSQYSQDTARVLAFTALSMIPALAFFVLAERRIVGGLTGSVKG is encoded by the coding sequence ATGCGTTCACGCCGGTTCGGCCTGTCGGTGGGCTACCTCGCGGCGATCGTCGTGCTCGGGGTGACCGTCGTACCGCTGCTGTTCGTCGTGCTCGGCGGGTTCCGCACCAACGCCCAGCTCAACAACGACCCGGCCGGGCTGCCCGGACCGTGGATCACGGACAACTACGCGTCGGTCCTCGGTACGAGCGCGTTCTGGGGGTTCCTCGGCAACAGCGCGCTGATCGCCGTGATCGCGACCGCGGTCGCCGTCGGGCTGGGCTCGATGGCCGGGTACGCGCTGTCGCGGTACCAGTTCAAGGGCCGGGAAGGCCTGTACACCCTGTTCACGCTCGGCCTGCTGTTCCCGCTGACCGTGGCGACGCTGCCGCTGTACCTGTGGCTGCGCCAGCTGGGCATGCTCGAGAGCTTCTGGGGCGTGGCGATCCCGGAGGCGGCGTTCTCACTGCCGGTGACGATCGTGATCCTGCGGCCGTTCATGCACGCCATCCCCGGCGAGATCGAGGACGCGGCGGTGCTCGACGGCGCGAGCCGGCTGGGGTTCTTCTGGCGCATCCTGCTGCCGCTCTCGACACCGGCGCTCACCACGGTCGCCGTTCTCGCCTTCGTGACGAGCTGGAACGCCTACCTGCTGCCGCTGCTCGTGTTCAACGACTCCGCGCACTTCACCCTCCCGCTCGGCGTCGCCACGTTCCAGTCCCAGTACTCCCAGGACACCGCCCGCGTGCTCGCGTTCACCGCGCTGTCGATGATCCCGGCACTCGCGTTCTTCGTGCTCGCCGAACGGCGCATCGTCGGCGGGCTGACCGGATCCGTGAAGGGCTGA
- a CDS encoding glycosyl hydrolase 115 family protein, protein MPSEVHRRAFLQLLAAAGAGSVALPGLAEAETGFPLVSKGKAATIVVDPGDLPGVRRVAGDLAADVERVTGVRPVVTGVAPADGPVVVVGTLGHSPPVDSLVTAGRLDVRDITGKWETSLSQVVDGRLVLTGSDQRGVIYGVYEVSRRIGVSPWYWWADVPPARSAELHLPRERFSLGTPHVKYRGFFINDENPALGTWAPAYFGPGLAPGFPNGFNHLFFAKVFETMLRLRANYLWPAVWGRAFAEDDPLNHATAREYGIVMGTSHEAPMMRGIEEWNRHAVPAVRDSAGTITTPGHDPYGGTGEWSFRRNGEAIKAYWTDGIRRMAREGFEGVVTLGMRGNGDVSLPDGDGIELMREIIAAERDILARELSTDVPQVWTLYKEVLRYWAQGLRPPDDVIVVFTDDNWGNIRKHPDLSLPPHPGGYGLYYHFDYVGGGRNYKWVDTALLANTWEQLHQAISYGNDRLWVANVGDMKGNELPLQFFLDYAWDPSALPVERLSTWERQFAATNFGPALASDVAGVLHDYGRLQSRRKPELLNRRITLQPDGGIVYDDQATPFSLVDYRELDRVTDEWQELAARATRISARVPADHRDAFYELVLYEVTASANLYALRRAEFTNLLYAAQGRASANGLAAVTEARFADDLALAEKYNTGIAGGKWKGFQTQPHIDYGDVARYGPNAPWQQPEMDNVALPDVIFPAVRRLSLPVEASLGVAVDGSAQAWPGAAGRPVLPEFSPFQTAPAQYIDVVNRGRTPFRCQVSVGAPWVLVEPRGGRVGEELRMTVRIDWSRAPKGVTTVPITVSGAGESVAVDAVVAHRSAPPSWRRGFVEAGGYVSMEAAHYSANVGSPGASWRAVPDLGMTPFPVTAGSRAAGAGPRLEYRMTLFTAGPVTVWAYLSPRSNVLPGDGLRYAMSFDDAAPQVVNITKATGADDMTMNRQWERTTSDNVNLTSTRHVVEEAGPHVLKVWMVDPVVVLRKLVVDTGGLRPSYLGPPESLRWPG, encoded by the coding sequence GTGCCGTCCGAGGTACACCGTCGTGCCTTCTTGCAGTTGCTCGCCGCAGCCGGGGCGGGGTCCGTCGCCCTGCCGGGCCTCGCCGAAGCCGAGACCGGTTTCCCGTTGGTGTCAAAGGGAAAGGCCGCGACGATCGTGGTGGATCCCGGCGATCTGCCGGGGGTCCGCCGGGTCGCCGGCGACCTGGCCGCCGACGTCGAACGCGTCACCGGCGTCCGGCCGGTCGTGACCGGCGTGGCTCCCGCCGACGGGCCGGTCGTCGTGGTCGGGACCCTCGGCCACAGCCCGCCGGTCGACTCGCTGGTCACCGCGGGCCGCCTGGACGTCCGTGACATCACCGGGAAGTGGGAGACGTCGCTCAGCCAGGTCGTCGACGGACGGCTGGTCCTCACCGGGAGCGACCAGCGCGGCGTGATCTACGGCGTCTACGAGGTCTCGCGGCGGATCGGCGTCTCGCCGTGGTACTGGTGGGCCGACGTCCCGCCCGCCCGGAGCGCGGAACTGCACCTCCCGCGGGAACGGTTCAGCCTCGGGACCCCGCACGTGAAGTACCGCGGGTTCTTCATCAACGACGAGAACCCGGCCCTCGGCACCTGGGCGCCCGCGTACTTCGGGCCCGGTCTCGCGCCCGGCTTCCCGAACGGCTTCAACCACCTGTTCTTCGCCAAGGTCTTCGAGACGATGCTGCGGCTGCGGGCCAACTACCTGTGGCCGGCGGTGTGGGGGCGCGCGTTCGCCGAGGACGACCCGCTCAACCACGCCACGGCCCGGGAGTACGGCATCGTGATGGGCACCTCGCACGAGGCGCCGATGATGCGCGGGATCGAGGAGTGGAACCGGCACGCCGTCCCCGCGGTCCGCGACTCCGCCGGGACCATCACGACGCCCGGCCACGACCCGTACGGCGGCACGGGCGAGTGGAGCTTCCGCCGCAACGGCGAGGCGATCAAGGCGTACTGGACCGACGGCATCCGCCGGATGGCCCGCGAAGGCTTCGAGGGCGTCGTCACGCTCGGCATGCGCGGCAACGGCGACGTCAGCCTGCCCGACGGCGACGGCATCGAGCTGATGCGGGAGATCATCGCGGCGGAACGCGACATCCTCGCGCGCGAGCTGAGCACGGACGTCCCGCAGGTGTGGACGCTGTACAAGGAGGTCCTGCGCTACTGGGCGCAGGGCCTGCGCCCACCCGACGACGTCATCGTGGTGTTCACCGACGACAACTGGGGCAACATCCGCAAGCACCCGGACCTCTCGCTGCCGCCGCACCCCGGCGGGTACGGGCTGTACTACCACTTCGACTACGTCGGCGGCGGCCGCAACTACAAGTGGGTCGACACGGCCCTGCTCGCGAACACCTGGGAGCAGCTGCACCAGGCGATCTCCTACGGGAACGACCGGCTGTGGGTGGCCAACGTCGGGGACATGAAGGGCAATGAGCTGCCGCTGCAGTTCTTCCTCGACTACGCGTGGGACCCTTCGGCGCTCCCGGTCGAGCGGCTGTCCACCTGGGAACGCCAGTTCGCCGCGACGAACTTCGGTCCGGCTCTGGCGTCGGACGTCGCCGGGGTGCTGCACGACTACGGGCGGCTGCAGTCCCGCCGGAAGCCGGAGCTGCTCAACCGGCGGATCACCCTTCAGCCCGACGGTGGAATCGTCTACGACGACCAGGCGACGCCGTTCAGCCTGGTCGACTACCGGGAACTGGACCGGGTGACCGACGAATGGCAGGAGCTGGCAGCACGGGCGACGCGGATCTCGGCGCGGGTGCCCGCCGATCATCGTGACGCGTTCTACGAACTGGTGCTGTACGAGGTGACGGCGTCGGCGAACCTCTACGCCCTGCGGCGCGCCGAGTTCACGAACCTGCTGTACGCGGCACAGGGACGGGCGTCGGCGAACGGGCTCGCCGCCGTCACCGAGGCGCGGTTCGCCGACGACCTCGCGCTGGCCGAGAAGTACAACACCGGCATCGCGGGCGGCAAGTGGAAGGGGTTCCAGACCCAGCCGCACATCGACTACGGCGACGTCGCCCGTTACGGCCCGAACGCGCCCTGGCAGCAGCCGGAGATGGACAACGTCGCGCTGCCGGACGTCATCTTTCCCGCGGTGCGGCGGCTTTCGCTGCCGGTCGAGGCTTCCTTGGGTGTCGCGGTGGACGGGTCCGCGCAGGCGTGGCCGGGCGCGGCGGGACGTCCGGTGCTGCCGGAGTTCAGCCCGTTCCAGACCGCGCCGGCCCAGTACATCGACGTGGTCAACCGGGGCCGGACGCCGTTCCGCTGCCAGGTTTCCGTCGGCGCGCCATGGGTGCTGGTCGAGCCGCGCGGCGGCCGGGTGGGGGAGGAGCTGCGGATGACCGTGCGGATCGACTGGAGCCGGGCGCCGAAGGGCGTGACGACCGTGCCGATCACGGTGTCGGGGGCGGGGGAGTCGGTGGCGGTGGACGCGGTGGTGGCGCACCGCTCGGCGCCGCCGTCGTGGCGGCGCGGGTTCGTCGAGGCCGGCGGATACGTGTCGATGGAGGCCGCGCACTATTCGGCGAACGTCGGATCCCCGGGCGCATCCTGGCGGGCGGTCCCGGACCTGGGCATGACCCCGTTCCCGGTGACGGCGGGGAGCCGGGCGGCGGGTGCGGGGCCGCGGCTGGAGTACCGGATGACGCTGTTCACGGCCGGCCCGGTGACGGTGTGGGCGTACCTTTCGCCGCGTTCGAACGTGCTGCCGGGGGACGGGCTGCGGTACGCGATGTCGTTCGACGACGCCGCACCGCAGGTCGTGAACATCACGAAGGCCACGGGCGCCGACGACATGACGATGAACCGCCAGTGGGAGCGGACGACGTCGGACAACGTGAACCTGACTTCGACCCGGCACGTGGTCGAGGAGGCGGGCCCCCACGTGCTCAAGGTGTGGATGGTCGACCCGGTGGTGGTGCTCCGGAAGCTGGTGGTCGACACGGGCGGCCTGCGGCCGAGCTACCTGGGGCCGCCGGAGAGCCTGCGGTGGCCGGGATGA
- a CDS encoding LacI family DNA-binding transcriptional regulator, protein MQPSSRVTIRDVAAHAGVSVATVSKVINERYGVSAATLAKVRAVIEELGYEASLVAQSLRNHRTNVIGILVADLEPFSTELLKGAADAIRGSGFELVVYSAGGRTGDPKGWEKRYLSRLSGTLVDGAVLVTPAVSLEAVPGTPVVAVDPHTGPSHLPTIDSDNLRGAQLATEHLLDLGHRRIAFLAGRPDLESASLRKAGYLRALDAAGVPADENLIRIGAYDPEVSAASAHDLLTGPDRPTAVFAANDISAIATVGAARELGLSVPDDLSVVGFDNVPESALCSPPLTTVDQPIREMGHRAIRMLIALINGDEVERTHVTLDTGLVVRSSTRALS, encoded by the coding sequence ATGCAGCCCAGTTCGAGGGTGACCATCCGTGACGTCGCGGCCCATGCCGGCGTCTCGGTGGCCACAGTTTCCAAGGTGATCAACGAGCGCTACGGCGTCTCCGCCGCAACGCTCGCGAAGGTCCGCGCGGTGATCGAAGAGCTCGGGTACGAAGCGAGTCTCGTGGCGCAGAGCCTGAGAAACCACCGGACCAACGTGATCGGGATCCTGGTCGCCGACCTCGAACCGTTCTCCACCGAGCTGCTCAAGGGCGCCGCGGACGCCATCCGCGGCAGCGGGTTCGAGCTCGTCGTCTACTCCGCCGGTGGGCGCACCGGCGACCCGAAGGGCTGGGAAAAGCGTTACCTGTCCAGGCTTTCCGGCACTCTCGTCGACGGCGCCGTGCTCGTCACGCCCGCCGTCTCGCTCGAAGCCGTGCCCGGCACGCCGGTCGTCGCGGTCGACCCGCACACCGGGCCGTCACACCTGCCGACCATCGACTCGGACAACCTCCGCGGCGCGCAGCTGGCCACCGAGCACCTCCTCGACCTGGGGCACCGGCGGATCGCCTTCCTCGCCGGCCGCCCCGACCTCGAATCGGCGTCGCTGCGCAAGGCGGGCTACCTGCGGGCCCTCGACGCCGCGGGCGTGCCGGCCGACGAGAACCTGATCCGGATCGGCGCCTACGACCCGGAGGTTTCCGCGGCGTCGGCGCACGACCTGCTGACCGGCCCGGACCGCCCCACCGCGGTGTTCGCCGCGAACGACATCTCGGCCATCGCGACCGTCGGCGCGGCCCGCGAGCTGGGGCTTTCCGTGCCCGACGACCTTTCCGTGGTCGGTTTCGACAACGTCCCCGAATCCGCGCTCTGCAGCCCGCCACTGACCACAGTGGACCAGCCGATCCGCGAGATGGGCCACCGGGCGATCCGCATGCTCATCGCGTTGATCAACGGCGACGAGGTCGAGCGCACCCACGTCACCCTCGACACCGGCCTGGTGGTGCGCAGCTCGACCCGGGCCCTCTCCTGA
- a CDS encoding extracellular solute-binding protein, whose amino-acid sequence MSVKRRIPVLAALAAVVPLALSACSGGSDAPAQPSGPVTLTWWHNGTTDPIKSIWEKVVADYHQAHPDVTIKAQPLQNEDFPTKVPLALQGAEPPDVYQSWGAGDLASQITSGKVADITDATKPWITQTTGKFGENWQVDGKQYGVPFEQHFVGFWYRKDLFQQAGITTPPKTMDELNAAVTQLKAKSIAPISVGGKDRWPDAFYYNYFAIRECSVDTLKQSVKAVKLEDPCWTKAGQDLKTFLATQPFQTGFAGTPAQQGAGSSAGLVANGKAAMELQGDWEPGTMSSLTDDKQLDSKVGWFPFPSVAGGQGDPAAVLGGGDGFACTTRASKACADFLQYLGSEPVQTQLAAQGAGLPVNTVAAKSLKTDTLRAVYDYGTKAPYLQMYFDRAFPTAVGAALNDAVANMFAGQGTPEGIVAAVNQAAAGNK is encoded by the coding sequence ATGTCTGTCAAACGCCGGATCCCCGTTCTCGCCGCTCTGGCGGCCGTCGTGCCGCTCGCGCTCTCCGCGTGCAGCGGGGGGAGCGACGCACCCGCGCAGCCGAGCGGTCCGGTCACCCTCACCTGGTGGCACAACGGAACCACCGACCCGATCAAGTCGATCTGGGAGAAGGTCGTCGCCGACTACCACCAGGCGCACCCCGACGTCACGATCAAGGCCCAGCCGCTGCAGAACGAGGACTTCCCCACCAAGGTCCCGCTCGCGCTGCAGGGGGCCGAGCCGCCGGACGTCTACCAGTCCTGGGGCGCCGGTGACCTCGCCTCGCAGATCACCTCGGGCAAGGTCGCCGACATCACCGACGCCACGAAGCCGTGGATCACCCAGACCACCGGCAAGTTCGGCGAGAACTGGCAGGTCGACGGCAAGCAGTACGGCGTGCCGTTCGAGCAGCACTTCGTCGGCTTCTGGTACCGCAAGGACCTGTTCCAGCAGGCCGGGATCACCACCCCGCCGAAGACGATGGACGAGCTGAACGCCGCCGTCACGCAGCTGAAGGCCAAGAGCATCGCGCCGATCTCCGTCGGCGGCAAGGACCGCTGGCCGGACGCCTTCTACTACAACTACTTCGCCATCCGCGAATGCTCGGTCGACACGCTCAAGCAGTCGGTGAAGGCGGTCAAGCTCGAAGACCCGTGCTGGACGAAGGCCGGGCAGGACCTGAAGACGTTCCTGGCCACGCAGCCCTTCCAGACCGGGTTCGCCGGCACGCCGGCCCAGCAGGGCGCGGGCAGCTCCGCCGGCCTTGTCGCCAACGGCAAGGCCGCGATGGAGCTGCAGGGCGACTGGGAACCCGGCACCATGTCGTCGTTGACCGACGACAAGCAGCTGGACTCGAAGGTCGGCTGGTTCCCGTTCCCGTCGGTGGCGGGTGGCCAGGGCGACCCGGCGGCCGTGCTCGGCGGCGGTGACGGCTTCGCCTGCACCACCCGCGCGTCGAAGGCGTGCGCGGACTTCCTGCAGTACCTGGGCAGTGAACCGGTTCAGACGCAGCTCGCGGCCCAGGGGGCCGGCCTGCCCGTCAACACCGTCGCGGCCAAGTCGCTGAAGACCGACACGCTGCGGGCCGTCTACGACTACGGCACGAAGGCGCCGTACCTGCAGATGTACTTCGACCGGGCGTTCCCGACCGCGGTCGGCGCCGCGCTGAACGACGCGGTGGCCAACATGTTCGCCGGCCAGGGCACCCCCGAAGGCATCGTGGCCGCCGTCAACCAGGCCGCGGCGGGCAACAAGTGA